Proteins encoded in a region of the Lentisphaera araneosa HTCC2155 genome:
- a CDS encoding glycoside hydrolase family 3 N-terminal domain-containing protein translates to MSFLLKSECELQEKIAQMSLREKIGQMNQLIVSHADIEEKIKNSDVGSVIIINDEDIERSIQQKQLAAKYTDIPLLVSTDVIHGYKTIYPIPLACSSTWNPELIKQVAYHSAQESAADSTDWIFAPMVDVSRDLRWGRIAESAGEDTHLNTVFSRAWVEGIQESGSIAACVKHFAAYGAAEGGRDYNSAQVSERILREVYLPPFKEAINAGCKTIMMAFQDLNGIPASIHPLLYKILREEWKFDGVIISDYNAILELLDHGVAEDLKEAAYLAIQAGIDVDMMSNAYSLHLADLVQEGRVDEKLIDASVMRILQLKQELMADQVHTRVKEEGNTALQTALESAVLLKNESSLLPMKSDPESIALLGELADDSASLLGTWSFLGEPEKTDSIHQVLSQRFAKSAVIYNDGKDLKKASEIAKQCEKVIVVIGEQASMSGEAHSRSHPAIPQEQIELLKALKALDVEVIAVVLSGRPLILTEAEALCDTILLAWHGGTYAGQAIAEILLGEFNPSGRLTCSFPRSVGQVPLNYNHRNTGRPVLGEGITQFAEAYKSNYIDETNEALYPFGFGLSYSQLEYKDLKVLNPTLKKAQSLQVQITVTNLSDRDCFETVQLYIRDLVAQTARPVKELKAFKKLLLKAGESRLVEISLPSDELGYYNWNNDYQVDSGLFDLWVGPNCKAEASAQFRLED, encoded by the coding sequence ATGAGTTTTTTGCTAAAAAGTGAATGCGAATTACAAGAAAAAATAGCACAAATGAGCCTGAGAGAAAAAATCGGGCAAATGAACCAACTCATCGTCAGTCATGCGGATATTGAAGAGAAAATCAAAAATTCTGATGTGGGTTCAGTTATTATCATCAATGATGAAGATATCGAACGTAGTATCCAGCAAAAACAGCTTGCGGCAAAGTATACAGATATTCCCTTGCTTGTGAGCACAGATGTCATTCATGGTTATAAAACGATCTATCCCATTCCCTTAGCTTGCTCATCGACTTGGAATCCTGAGCTCATTAAACAAGTGGCCTATCATTCAGCTCAAGAGTCTGCGGCGGATTCAACAGATTGGATTTTTGCTCCCATGGTAGATGTCTCGCGTGATTTGCGTTGGGGACGAATTGCGGAGTCCGCAGGAGAAGACACACATTTAAATACAGTATTTTCCCGTGCCTGGGTTGAAGGTATTCAAGAGTCGGGTTCGATCGCAGCTTGCGTGAAACACTTCGCTGCTTATGGGGCGGCAGAAGGAGGGCGTGATTACAATAGTGCTCAAGTATCGGAGCGCATTTTACGAGAAGTTTACTTGCCACCTTTTAAAGAAGCTATTAATGCGGGCTGCAAAACAATTATGATGGCTTTCCAAGATCTCAATGGAATTCCGGCCTCCATTCATCCTTTGCTCTATAAGATTTTGCGCGAAGAATGGAAATTCGATGGAGTGATTATCAGCGACTATAACGCCATTCTTGAGTTGCTAGATCATGGTGTTGCCGAGGATTTGAAAGAGGCTGCGTACTTGGCAATTCAAGCAGGCATTGACGTGGATATGATGTCCAATGCCTACAGTTTACACTTGGCAGACTTAGTTCAAGAAGGTCGTGTCGATGAAAAATTAATCGATGCTTCAGTCATGCGAATTTTACAGTTAAAGCAAGAACTCATGGCAGATCAAGTTCATACAAGAGTAAAAGAAGAGGGAAATACAGCTCTACAGACAGCTCTGGAATCGGCTGTTTTACTTAAAAATGAATCATCACTTTTGCCCATGAAATCCGACCCCGAATCTATTGCTCTTTTAGGCGAATTAGCTGATGATAGTGCAAGTCTTTTAGGGACTTGGAGTTTTTTAGGTGAACCGGAAAAGACTGATTCCATACATCAGGTTTTAAGTCAGCGATTTGCGAAAAGCGCAGTGATTTATAACGATGGCAAAGACTTGAAGAAAGCCAGCGAAATTGCCAAGCAATGTGAAAAAGTTATTGTGGTGATTGGCGAACAAGCTTCTATGAGTGGAGAAGCCCATTCCAGGAGTCATCCAGCTATACCTCAAGAGCAGATTGAACTACTCAAAGCCTTGAAGGCATTAGATGTGGAAGTGATTGCCGTCGTTTTGAGTGGTCGCCCTTTAATTTTGACCGAAGCCGAAGCCTTATGCGATACCATACTTTTAGCTTGGCATGGGGGAACTTATGCAGGGCAGGCTATTGCCGAGATTTTACTTGGAGAATTTAACCCCAGTGGTCGTCTAACATGTAGCTTTCCTCGTTCGGTTGGCCAAGTGCCCTTAAATTATAATCATCGCAATACGGGACGCCCCGTTTTGGGAGAGGGCATCACCCAGTTTGCCGAAGCATATAAATCAAATTATATCGATGAAACTAACGAAGCGCTATACCCCTTTGGCTTTGGTCTTTCCTATTCACAGCTTGAGTACAAAGACTTAAAAGTTTTAAACCCCACACTAAAAAAAGCACAGTCCTTACAAGTGCAAATCACTGTAACTAACCTCAGTGATCGTGATTGCTTCGAAACTGTCCAACTTTATATCCGTGATTTAGTAGCTCAAACGGCTCGTCCCGTAAAAGAATTAAAAGCCTTCAAAAAGCTATTGCTAAAAGCAGGCGAGAGTCGACTTGTGGAGATCTCCCTTCCCAGTGATGAACTCGGTTACTATAACTGGAATAACGATTACCAAGTTGACTCAGGTCTCTTTGATCTTTGGGTGGGCCCGAATTGCAAAGCAGAGGCATCTGCGCAGTTTAGATTAGAGGATTAA